From one Bifidobacterium sp. WK012_4_13 genomic stretch:
- the eno gene encoding phosphopyruvate hydratase, whose translation MAAIESVYAREILDSRGNPTVEVVLETEDGAQGLGLVPSGASTGEAEAWERRDGDKNRYQGKGVLEAVKAVNDTIAPAVIGMDASDQRAIDDTMIELDGTANKGKLGANAILGVSLAAMYAAAESAELPLYRYIGGTNGHILPVPNMNIMNGGAHADSNVDIQEFMVSPYGFDSYKEALRAGVEVYHTLKGVVKQRGLSTGLGDEGGFAPNLDSNAEALDLIVESIEKAGYKPGEQIGLSLDVASSEFYDKKTGKYLFEGELRDDDWLLDYYKGLVKKYPLVSIEDPFQEEDWTAWQKITAEMGDQLQFVGDDLLVTNPVRLQKGIDLKAANSLLVKLNQIGSVTETLDAIELATANGFTSMVSHRSGETPDTTISDLAVAKNTRQIKTGAPARGERIAKYNRLLEIEEELGSTAQYAGYSAFKACKKYVK comes from the coding sequence GTGGCAGCAATTGAAAGCGTATACGCACGCGAAATCCTTGATTCCCGCGGAAACCCAACAGTAGAGGTAGTTCTTGAGACCGAAGACGGAGCTCAGGGCCTCGGACTGGTTCCTTCCGGCGCATCAACCGGTGAGGCTGAAGCCTGGGAACGTCGCGATGGCGATAAGAACCGCTATCAGGGCAAGGGTGTTCTCGAAGCGGTCAAGGCCGTCAACGACACCATCGCACCAGCTGTGATTGGCATGGATGCAAGCGATCAGCGCGCCATCGACGACACGATGATCGAACTCGACGGCACCGCAAACAAGGGCAAGCTTGGCGCAAACGCCATCCTCGGCGTCTCTCTCGCAGCGATGTACGCGGCTGCAGAGTCGGCTGAACTGCCTCTGTACCGTTACATCGGTGGAACCAACGGACACATCCTTCCGGTGCCGAACATGAACATCATGAACGGTGGAGCGCACGCAGACTCCAACGTCGACATTCAGGAATTCATGGTTTCCCCATATGGATTCGATTCATACAAGGAAGCCCTCCGTGCAGGCGTCGAGGTCTATCACACACTCAAGGGCGTGGTGAAGCAGCGGGGTCTGAGCACCGGTCTCGGTGACGAGGGCGGCTTCGCTCCGAACCTTGATTCCAACGCCGAGGCACTTGACCTCATCGTCGAGTCCATCGAAAAGGCAGGATACAAGCCAGGCGAGCAGATCGGCCTCTCCCTTGACGTCGCTTCCTCCGAGTTCTACGACAAGAAGACCGGCAAGTATCTGTTCGAAGGCGAGCTTCGCGACGATGACTGGCTGCTGGACTACTACAAGGGTCTCGTGAAGAAGTATCCACTGGTCTCCATCGAGGATCCGTTCCAAGAGGAAGACTGGACCGCATGGCAGAAGATCACTGCCGAGATGGGCGACCAGCTTCAGTTCGTCGGCGATGACCTTCTCGTCACCAACCCCGTCCGTCTGCAGAAGGGCATCGATCTCAAGGCCGCCAACTCCCTGCTCGTCAAGCTCAACCAGATTGGTTCAGTCACCGAGACGCTCGACGCTATCGAACTGGCAACGGCCAATGGCTTCACCTCGATGGTTTCCCATCGTTCGGGTGAAACCCCAGACACCACGATCTCCGACCTTGCCGTCGCGAAGAACACCCGTCAGATCAAGACCGGCGCTCCTGCACGTGGCGAGCGCATCGCCAAGTACAACCGTCTTCTCGAAATCGAAGAGGAGCTCGGTTCGACCGCGCAGTATGCAGGCTACAGTGCATTCAAGGCTTGCAAGAAGTATGTCAAGTAA
- a CDS encoding septum formation initiator family protein gives MSKESRNGRRVAAGKASRKASVSDSRESSRSRQTHVDPAGTSASGKSTASRQSGKTGKSTTRTIGNSGPISFFIAMIIILLGTVEIVSTFHTYAINLSELNGLRKQEASLVVQNRDLENQISRWSDNAYVTAQARERLGFVFPGEEAVRVLHPEAVTGTKSNGSEKSDDSSTDTTTLPWYSELAYSFNKADKQAGDSSKSKSSTSGSDSNPSSTATSSSSSSASSSKSSASPSASSSD, from the coding sequence ATGAGCAAGGAATCAAGGAACGGAAGGCGTGTGGCTGCTGGCAAGGCCAGTCGAAAGGCGAGCGTCTCTGATTCGCGCGAATCCTCTCGATCCAGGCAGACGCATGTGGATCCTGCCGGGACTTCTGCCTCCGGAAAGTCCACCGCTTCGCGGCAGTCCGGGAAGACGGGCAAGTCCACAACCCGTACAATTGGCAATTCCGGTCCGATTTCCTTCTTCATCGCCATGATCATCATTCTGTTGGGCACCGTGGAAATCGTGTCGACCTTCCATACATATGCCATAAATCTTTCCGAACTCAATGGTCTGCGCAAGCAGGAGGCAAGTCTTGTCGTCCAGAATAGGGATCTGGAAAACCAGATTTCACGGTGGAGCGACAACGCATATGTGACAGCCCAGGCCCGCGAACGCCTAGGCTTCGTTTTTCCTGGCGAGGAGGCTGTCAGAGTGCTTCATCCTGAGGCGGTCACCGGCACCAAATCAAACGGGAGCGAGAAGTCCGACGATAGCTCCACCGATACGACGACGCTGCCTTGGTACAGTGAGTTGGCCTATTCCTTCAACAAGGCCGACAAGCAGGCCGGGGATTCCTCGAAGAGCAAGTCATCCACGTCCGGATCAGACTCCAATCCTTCCAGCACGGCAACGTCGTCATCCTCTTCGAGTGCCAGTTCATCCAAGTCATCCGCGAGCCCATCCGCATCATCCTCGGACTAG
- a CDS encoding DUF501 domain-containing protein — MRTRVRGRLREVLEAPATKDEIDLVERQLTRYPRGMIAVGARCVCGRPLAVVTRPLLNASIPFPTTFYLTSPEAVKAASSLEADGTMKRLSESLAHDDAIARAYEQAHLAYLDFRSQLAALLGDDDSHIRGISAGGMPTRVKCLHAALAHSLCMGEGVNPIGDIALRMVREDRHFDPNVCRCSIL, encoded by the coding sequence ATGCGGACACGGGTCAGAGGCCGTCTGCGCGAAGTGCTCGAAGCGCCAGCCACCAAGGACGAGATCGATCTGGTCGAGCGACAGCTGACCCGTTATCCACGAGGCATGATCGCCGTCGGCGCGAGATGCGTCTGCGGACGTCCCTTGGCTGTTGTCACGCGCCCGTTGCTGAATGCGTCGATACCATTTCCGACGACCTTCTATCTCACGAGTCCCGAGGCGGTCAAGGCAGCATCAAGCCTTGAGGCGGATGGCACGATGAAGAGGCTATCCGAGTCACTAGCTCATGACGACGCCATCGCCAGGGCCTATGAACAGGCGCATCTGGCATACCTGGACTTCCGATCTCAGCTTGCCGCCCTGCTGGGCGACGATGACAGCCATATCAGAGGCATCAGCGCAGGCGGCATGCCGACCAGGGTGAAATGCCTGCATGCGGCCCTTGCCCATAGCCTGTGCATGGGCGAGGGAGTCAATCCGATCGGCGACATCGCACTGCGCATGGTCCGCGAGGATAGGCATTTCGACCCCAATGTCTGCCGCTGCAGCATTCTCTGA
- a CDS encoding Ppx/GppA family phosphatase, which produces MDSVTIAGVDCGTNSIRLMVAEVDARGMHVVMPRMLRIIRLGQGVDRYRRFAEDALQRAYAAVREFADVLGRQHVDGIRFVATSATRDASNRSEFEDAVESILGVRPEVIPGSEEAALSFLGATATLGESQLPGQQSATGQQTDPAYMVVDLGGGSTEIVVGGDGVDIPAQTVRAGFSMNIGSVRMTERHLLSDPPTQTQIERATADIDAHIDEAFTHVPAQDVSTIIGVSGTVTTMSAIAMGCETYDRNAVDGATIGFDSIFEADGRVLRMSREERGALGAIHPGRIDVVGGGALIWTRVLKRVAAAAATRGTHIDSFLSSEHGLLDGIVLDYGRRMLAGQI; this is translated from the coding sequence ATGGATTCAGTGACCATAGCCGGAGTTGACTGCGGAACCAATTCGATACGTTTGATGGTGGCTGAGGTCGATGCCAGGGGAATGCATGTGGTCATGCCGAGAATGCTTCGTATCATCAGGCTCGGCCAGGGTGTGGATAGATACCGTCGATTTGCGGAGGATGCCCTGCAGCGTGCATACGCCGCGGTCAGGGAGTTCGCCGACGTTCTCGGTAGGCAGCATGTCGATGGCATTCGCTTCGTAGCGACATCCGCAACGCGCGATGCGTCGAACCGATCTGAGTTCGAGGACGCGGTGGAATCCATTCTTGGTGTCAGACCCGAAGTCATTCCCGGATCCGAGGAGGCTGCGCTAAGCTTTCTCGGCGCGACCGCAACTCTTGGCGAGTCCCAGCTCCCTGGACAGCAATCGGCCACTGGTCAGCAGACAGACCCTGCATATATGGTCGTCGATCTGGGCGGCGGCTCCACGGAAATCGTTGTCGGCGGAGATGGCGTCGACATTCCCGCGCAGACGGTTCGTGCCGGTTTCTCGATGAACATCGGTTCCGTTCGCATGACTGAGCGTCACCTGCTGTCCGATCCTCCCACACAGACGCAGATCGAGCGGGCGACTGCGGACATCGACGCACATATAGACGAGGCCTTCACCCATGTCCCCGCTCAGGATGTGTCCACGATCATCGGGGTGTCGGGAACGGTGACCACGATGAGTGCGATAGCGATGGGCTGCGAGACATACGATCGCAATGCCGTCGATGGCGCGACGATTGGGTTCGACAGCATCTTCGAAGCCGATGGACGGGTGCTGCGCATGAGCCGCGAGGAGAGAGGCGCGCTTGGAGCAATTCATCCAGGACGCATCGACGTCGTCGGAGGGGGAGCGCTGATCTGGACTCGAGTCCTCAAGAGAGTCGCCGCAGCGGCAGCCACTCGCGGAACCCATATCGATTCCTTCCTGTCGAGCGAGCATGGGCTGCTTGACGGAATCGTCCTCGATTACGGCAGAAGGATGCTTGCCGGTCAGATCTGA
- a CDS encoding FKBP-type peptidyl-prolyl cis-trans isomerase, producing MSDANMPKVAEDFGHRPTIEFDGEAPDGLKSVELVEGTGPVVRKGDTVTVNYHGVTWGSDKPFDSSFDRHQPASFPIGVGRVIKGWDQTVPGHNVGSRLLVSIPPEYGYGSQGVPQAGIGGSDTLVFVVDIISTR from the coding sequence ATGTCAGACGCGAATATGCCCAAGGTTGCAGAGGACTTTGGTCACAGGCCAACCATCGAATTCGATGGCGAGGCTCCAGACGGGTTGAAATCCGTCGAGCTGGTCGAAGGCACTGGTCCCGTTGTTCGCAAGGGCGATACCGTGACTGTAAACTATCACGGCGTCACCTGGGGCTCTGACAAGCCATTTGATTCGAGTTTCGACCGTCATCAGCCTGCCAGCTTCCCGATCGGCGTCGGCCGCGTCATCAAGGGCTGGGATCAGACCGTTCCTGGGCATAATGTCGGCTCCCGCCTTCTGGTGAGCATTCCACCAGAGTATGGCTATGGAAGTCAGGGCGTGCCACAGGCTGGAATCGGCGGTTCTGACACATTGGTTTTTGTCGTTGACATCATTTCAACGCGCTGA
- a CDS encoding GreA/GreB family elongation factor — MAEEKTILLTQEAYDKLKEELEHRQGEYREEITERIATARAEGDLSENGGYQAAREEQGKNEGRINELIVKLRNTKILQAPKAGLVGNGSIVTLDLAGNKVTYVLGSRDIAVATDYDVISPESPIGAAIMDAKQGDEVTYKAPNGRDIKVSILESKPLK, encoded by the coding sequence ATGGCAGAGGAAAAGACCATCCTGCTCACGCAAGAGGCTTACGACAAGCTCAAGGAAGAGCTTGAGCATCGACAGGGTGAATATCGCGAGGAGATAACCGAGCGTATCGCAACCGCACGCGCAGAGGGAGATCTGAGCGAGAACGGTGGCTATCAGGCCGCTCGCGAGGAGCAGGGAAAGAATGAGGGACGCATCAACGAGCTCATCGTCAAGCTGCGCAACACCAAGATTCTCCAGGCACCAAAGGCTGGCCTGGTTGGCAACGGCTCGATAGTGACGCTTGACCTGGCAGGCAACAAGGTGACCTATGTGCTTGGATCGCGCGACATAGCCGTGGCGACCGACTACGATGTCATCAGTCCTGAATCACCGATCGGCGCTGCCATCATGGACGCGAAGCAGGGCGATGAGGTCACATACAAGGCACCCAACGGACGGGATATCAAGGTGAGCATCCTCGAATCGAAGCCACTGAAATAG
- a CDS encoding sensor histidine kinase, translating to MADFTHILATRPDFADDDREWLHHLVADWQVISDLTFADLLLLLQTGDGHYVVAEQCRPSTVMSLRSEDVVGDQIPDNLTAELDSAMKLDAPLHSKRVRTIGRSTVCDVYAQVKHNGKTLGIVVRETNMATRESNGRYENESIDAGKMLFDMIARGEFPYVDAIINQRHIARVADGFIIITAEGIVRYASPNATSCFRRLGSVKTMQGRYLSEIGTSLLHKNDPVPESLPLVLSGKAAVDSELAANRSAVSIRSLPLIDENGRSGAVILCRDVTELRRREQELQTKDATISEIHHRVKNNLQAVSALLRLQARRTKLPEVKKELEEAQRRVQTIAVVHEGLSQTADEIVDFDKVISNLLKLSVDLATTEDQRISITFLGKFGMMPAQDATPLSLVLTELINNAVEHGFEGRKEGHITISVGRGGNTLSVVVEDDGNGYRSESREGMAKSTGSGLGTQIINTFVTNDFGGSVTWGPRRDGGTRVSLSMKLRAAQESKNDQER from the coding sequence ATGGCTGATTTTACCCACATCCTTGCTACCCGTCCTGATTTTGCAGATGACGACAGAGAGTGGCTCCATCATTTGGTGGCTGACTGGCAGGTTATATCCGATCTTACTTTCGCCGATCTTCTGCTGCTGCTGCAGACAGGGGACGGACATTACGTCGTGGCCGAACAGTGCAGACCGTCGACCGTCATGTCGCTTCGTTCGGAGGACGTGGTCGGCGACCAGATTCCAGACAACCTGACCGCCGAGCTCGACTCGGCGATGAAGCTCGACGCGCCGCTTCACTCCAAGCGCGTGAGAACCATCGGCCGCTCTACCGTGTGCGATGTGTACGCTCAGGTAAAGCATAACGGCAAGACCCTGGGAATCGTCGTGAGGGAGACCAACATGGCGACCCGCGAATCCAACGGTCGCTACGAGAATGAGAGCATCGACGCCGGCAAGATGCTCTTTGACATGATTGCACGGGGGGAGTTCCCCTATGTCGATGCAATCATCAACCAACGGCACATAGCACGTGTGGCCGATGGATTCATCATCATCACCGCAGAGGGCATCGTTCGCTATGCCTCGCCGAATGCCACGAGCTGCTTCAGAAGACTGGGCTCCGTGAAGACCATGCAAGGTCGATATCTCAGCGAGATCGGGACTTCCCTGCTTCACAAGAACGATCCGGTCCCCGAAAGCCTTCCTTTGGTCCTGAGCGGGAAGGCCGCCGTGGATTCGGAATTGGCGGCGAATCGATCAGCGGTCTCCATCCGCTCCTTGCCACTTATCGATGAGAACGGACGCTCCGGTGCGGTTATTCTATGCCGTGACGTGACCGAGCTGCGCCGTCGCGAACAGGAGCTGCAGACGAAGGATGCGACGATTTCCGAGATCCATCATAGGGTGAAGAACAATCTTCAGGCCGTTTCCGCACTGCTGCGTCTGCAAGCCCGAAGAACCAAGCTTCCTGAAGTCAAGAAGGAGCTTGAGGAGGCACAGCGCCGCGTGCAGACCATAGCGGTCGTTCACGAAGGCCTGAGCCAGACAGCCGACGAGATCGTGGACTTCGACAAGGTGATTTCCAACCTGCTCAAGCTGAGCGTCGATCTGGCCACGACCGAGGACCAGAGGATCTCGATAACCTTCCTGGGAAAGTTCGGGATGATGCCGGCACAGGATGCGACCCCTCTGTCGCTTGTGCTGACCGAGCTCATCAACAACGCCGTCGAGCACGGCTTTGAAGGGCGCAAGGAGGGACATATAACCATATCCGTGGGCAGAGGCGGCAACACCCTGAGCGTGGTCGTCGAGGACGATGGCAACGGCTACAGAAGCGAATCCAGGGAAGGCATGGCCAAGTCCACGGGATCGGGTCTGGGAACGCAGATAATCAACACCTTCGTCACGAACGACTTCGGCGGTTCCGTGACATGGGGGCCGCGTCGTGACGGTGGCACCAGGGTCTCGCTGTCGATGAAGCTGAGAGCGGCGCAGGAATCCAAGAACGACCAGGAACGATAG
- a CDS encoding WhiB family transcriptional regulator codes for MSSAFDWRAKAACRDKDPELFFPVGNTGAAYQQIEEAKSVCRTCKVIDACLRCALDTNQDYGVWGGLSEDERRALKRRAMRARRSQAIQMQA; via the coding sequence ATGAGTAGTGCATTCGACTGGCGAGCCAAAGCCGCTTGCCGAGACAAGGATCCTGAACTATTCTTCCCAGTCGGTAACACCGGTGCTGCGTATCAGCAAATCGAAGAGGCAAAAAGCGTCTGCAGAACGTGCAAGGTCATCGACGCATGTCTGCGATGCGCCTTGGACACCAATCAGGATTATGGCGTCTGGGGTGGTCTGAGCGAGGACGAGCGCCGTGCGCTCAAGCGCAGGGCCATGAGAGCGCGACGTTCTCAGGCAATCCAGATGCAGGCATGA
- a CDS encoding FtsK/SpoIIIE domain-containing protein — protein sequence MSKRTLDLLPIVMPQSILALLMLFQGQWMAATVSCMGIVSYVWMSMTQGQLHRSRSPDGPSRLGTGGGAGDSTDDGTDYRTNDVRMNSRIHAQAPAFAGDSAGGRDASKACVPADSVVEELFLRRTSGLSVSCDGVTRQDVSHARLWQAIVRSWLQSQATLGPESDESVTLGMRDDGESFKVSLPLQGPHAMIAGTTGSGKSAMLQCWCLAMAMHMPPERLNLVLLDFKGGAGLHALEKLPHTVGCVSDLHLRHAERALRGLEDELRRREALVARWRLTDVMELANPPARMVVVIDEANALCQQIPDAMTRLSRLASLGRSLAINLIVCSQNPVSQLSGDIKANMAVRICLRVQDTLQSLEMIGLPDASHISPKSPGVGIFADGGSVTTFRSAHVDDRRLLMDSVNAAAAFCKASTPSPLFTAPLPITCDLGSSSDGILDAQDGRFPAVARRTMDGHGTAPQVVIGLEDDGVRHGRCRLSVDGNIAIVGPPGKGKTTLLHNIRYVLSRIDGMACDMISADATSLPSCDRDHARVWLVDDADAMSDPSAMHPLHGRFMDAIRDPRTCVLFSLDSPHHFRLHEYCPTRIVFPTGDTSLDIMSGISAQTLRGFSPEDFAIVGRAVLLMSGIEHVIQCSTAYKY from the coding sequence GTGTCGAAGCGGACTCTGGATCTGTTGCCAATCGTGATGCCACAGTCGATTCTTGCTCTGCTTATGCTGTTCCAAGGCCAATGGATGGCCGCAACGGTCAGTTGCATGGGCATCGTCTCATACGTGTGGATGAGCATGACACAGGGCCAGCTTCACCGATCTCGCTCCCCTGACGGCCCGAGTAGGCTTGGCACTGGTGGCGGCGCAGGTGACAGCACGGACGACGGCACCGACTACCGCACCAATGACGTGCGCATGAATTCGCGAATCCATGCGCAAGCCCCTGCCTTCGCAGGAGACAGCGCTGGCGGGCGTGACGCCTCCAAGGCATGCGTGCCAGCCGACAGCGTCGTTGAAGAGCTCTTTCTCAGACGAACTTCGGGCCTAAGCGTGTCATGCGATGGCGTGACCCGGCAGGATGTCAGCCATGCTCGGCTCTGGCAGGCGATCGTACGCTCATGGCTGCAATCACAGGCCACGCTTGGTCCGGAATCGGACGAGAGCGTTACTCTCGGCATGCGCGACGATGGCGAGTCGTTCAAGGTCAGTCTGCCCCTTCAGGGCCCTCACGCGATGATCGCCGGCACGACGGGTTCAGGCAAATCCGCGATGCTTCAATGCTGGTGTCTTGCCATGGCGATGCACATGCCGCCTGAACGACTGAATCTCGTGCTGCTGGACTTCAAGGGTGGGGCTGGACTCCATGCGCTCGAGAAGCTGCCTCATACCGTCGGATGCGTCAGCGACCTGCATCTGAGGCATGCCGAGCGCGCCTTGCGGGGTCTGGAAGACGAGCTGCGTCGCCGTGAGGCCTTGGTCGCGCGTTGGAGGCTGACCGATGTGATGGAGCTTGCCAATCCCCCGGCACGCATGGTGGTCGTCATTGACGAGGCGAATGCGTTGTGTCAGCAGATTCCCGATGCCATGACCCGGTTGTCGCGTCTGGCATCGTTGGGACGTTCGCTTGCGATCAATCTGATCGTCTGCAGCCAGAATCCAGTGAGTCAGCTCAGTGGCGACATCAAGGCCAATATGGCAGTCCGCATATGCCTTCGCGTTCAGGACACCCTCCAATCGTTGGAAATGATAGGACTGCCCGATGCCTCGCATATCAGCCCCAAATCGCCGGGAGTCGGCATCTTCGCGGACGGGGGCTCCGTCACGACATTTCGCAGCGCGCATGTCGACGATCGACGGCTGCTGATGGACAGTGTGAATGCAGCTGCCGCATTCTGCAAGGCTTCGACTCCCTCCCCCCTGTTCACCGCACCGTTGCCGATCACATGCGATCTGGGATCTTCGTCCGACGGCATCCTGGATGCACAGGATGGGCGCTTCCCTGCCGTGGCCAGACGGACGATGGATGGACATGGCACAGCTCCCCAGGTGGTCATCGGTCTGGAAGACGATGGTGTTCGCCATGGCCGCTGCCGTCTGAGCGTGGATGGCAACATCGCGATAGTGGGTCCTCCTGGGAAGGGCAAGACCACGCTGCTGCACAACATACGATATGTGCTTTCACGCATCGACGGCATGGCCTGCGACATGATTTCCGCAGACGCCACGTCGCTGCCATCATGCGATCGGGATCATGCTCGAGTCTGGTTGGTCGACGATGCCGATGCGATGAGCGATCCATCCGCGATGCATCCATTGCATGGACGATTCATGGATGCGATCCGGGATCCGAGAACATGCGTCCTGTTCTCGCTTGACTCACCCCATCATTTTCGACTTCATGAATACTGTCCGACGCGAATCGTCTTTCCCACAGGCGATACCAGCCTCGACATCATGTCAGGCATTTCCGCGCAGACCCTGAGAGGATTCTCCCCCGAAGACTTTGCCATAGTGGGACGGGCGGTGCTGCTGATGTCAGGAATTGAACACGTCATACAATGTTCAACTGCATATAAATACTAG
- a CDS encoding LCP family protein, with protein sequence MAQESDDVTSNDTPPSFVPTHHSKNPSQSGTHASAGNQDDLPSFAPRRSSSHNSQSSAPRHDFPRATPRTSGSARPQRAASAAYRSGSSQPRGQRRDSSRDVSRNASGDGRQYGSPASGIRRPQRQSSAMRPGGRRNGNTRIRFNVKRIVAVVIILILLFLAVFGIGLWNWVDGQLTKKSMLTTAADTTAQTWLILGSDQRDGTAGTGTEADAPGFRTDTILVLTKPKSGNSSLISIPRDSLVQVNSTYMKINAVAEIDGYSALTGQVESITGQKIDHVAMIKFGGLEKVVNALGGVELCYSTTVNDANSGLNWTAGCHVANGATALAFSRMRYSDPTGDFGRAKRQRQVIAAIVKKASSSSILTSPSTVQKVAKASLASIVVDNKTNPYTLLKMALAFKDASGTNGVTGSVYWTNPDYYPNSSVGSTVLLDASKNKSLFTSLAAGTHAKGTVGGQV encoded by the coding sequence ATGGCTCAAGAATCTGATGATGTGACATCCAACGACACTCCGCCCAGCTTTGTGCCGACCCATCATTCAAAGAATCCGAGTCAATCAGGGACGCATGCGAGTGCGGGCAACCAGGATGACCTGCCCAGCTTCGCCCCACGAAGAAGCTCAAGCCATAATTCACAGTCATCGGCGCCACGACATGACTTCCCCAGGGCGACACCACGAACTTCAGGGTCCGCCCGTCCACAGAGAGCGGCCTCCGCTGCCTACAGAAGCGGTTCCTCCCAACCCCGGGGCCAGAGGCGAGATTCGTCCCGGGACGTGTCGCGCAACGCTTCTGGTGATGGCAGACAGTATGGATCGCCTGCGTCAGGCATTCGACGTCCGCAGCGGCAATCGTCGGCGATGCGTCCAGGAGGCCGGAGAAACGGGAATACACGCATAAGGTTCAATGTCAAACGAATCGTCGCCGTCGTCATCATCCTGATCCTTCTCTTTCTTGCGGTCTTTGGAATCGGACTGTGGAATTGGGTCGACGGCCAGCTCACGAAAAAGAGCATGCTGACCACCGCCGCCGACACGACAGCGCAGACTTGGCTGATTCTGGGATCCGACCAACGTGACGGAACCGCAGGAACCGGAACCGAGGCGGATGCGCCGGGATTCAGAACGGATACCATACTGGTGCTCACCAAGCCCAAAAGTGGGAATAGCTCGTTGATTTCGATACCACGCGACTCCCTCGTGCAGGTCAACAGCACATACATGAAGATCAATGCCGTTGCCGAAATCGACGGTTACTCTGCACTTACCGGTCAGGTCGAAAGCATCACCGGACAGAAAATCGACCATGTTGCGATGATCAAGTTCGGCGGCCTCGAGAAGGTCGTGAATGCACTTGGCGGCGTCGAACTGTGCTATAGCACCACCGTCAACGATGCCAACTCCGGACTGAACTGGACTGCCGGATGCCATGTCGCGAACGGTGCGACTGCCTTGGCGTTCTCGAGAATGCGCTATTCGGATCCGACAGGTGACTTTGGCAGGGCCAAGAGGCAGCGTCAGGTGATAGCGGCGATCGTCAAGAAGGCTTCGAGTTCCTCGATTCTGACCAGTCCTTCCACAGTGCAGAAGGTAGCGAAGGCTTCCCTTGCATCGATTGTCGTCGATAACAAGACGAATCCCTATACTCTGCTCAAAATGGCTCTCGCATTCAAGGATGCCTCCGGCACGAATGGAGTCACCGGCAGCGTCTATTGGACGAACCCCGACTACTATCCGAACAGCAGCGTGGGATCGACGGTTCTGCTTGATGCCTCAAAGAACAAGTCGCTCTTCACCTCCCTCGCAGCCGGCACGCATGCGAAGGGTACCGTCGGCGGACAGGTGTGA